Proteins found in one Kluyveromyces marxianus DMKU3-1042 DNA, complete genome, chromosome 2 genomic segment:
- the NSE3 gene encoding Smc5-Smc6 complex subunit NSE3, giving the protein MSDSDNNSFTQDNHPLETVGNAMIRFVLANNGSVSKTAVINRAKMLQTLNEIVNKEGVKPIPFNKVYEYMDSKLMETFGYHLYGVAAGKKSGTKRPFSATQTETQMQTQFQTQTQFQTQAPVNTQTQGEPSNGTTSVVPSEIAGQDLKSRGQYFVLIRNYDTSQLHRYNKLILDHASSMYHRKVSTDNLAYEGNDYSLNLDPTLDNDIGNGDALLALKGIITITICIVLLSKNSILESELLQHYEKFGIFNDGRDIPIIRMPCTDLLNLLVKNNYLSKSQEKQADLQQEIVIYAIGRRTLIEFPKHSLINLCKEVLDLDDSQLDLLQNTVQVLAANAYEES; this is encoded by the coding sequence ATGAGCGATTCAGATAATAACTCCTTCACGCAAGACAACCATCCATTAGAAACAGTTGGAAATGCAATGATCAGGTTTGTTTTGGCCAATAATGGGTCAGTCTCGAAAACTGCAGTGATCAACAGAGCAAAAATGCTACAGACACTAAACGAAATCGTGAACAAAGAAGGGGTGAAACCAATACCGTTTAACAAGGTATATGAATACATGGACAGTAAGTTGATGGAAACGTTTGGGTATCACTTGTATGGCGTTGCAGCTGGCAAGAAAAGCGGCACGAAAAGACCGTTTTCTGCAACCCAGACTGAAACTCAAATGCAGACACAGTTCCAAACACAAACTCAATTCCAAACACAGGCCCCTGTGAATACACAAACACAAGGCGAACCCAGTAATGGCACCACCAGTGTTGTACCGTCTGAAATCGCAGGACAGGATCTAAAATCACGTGGCCAGTACTTCGTGCTCATCAGAAACTATGATACGTCGCAATTGCATCGCTATAACAAACTTATACTGGACCATGCGAGCAGCATGTACCACAGGAAAGTCTCTACAGATAACCTTGCGTATGAGGGAAACGATTACTCACTGAACCTGGACCCCACGCTCGACAACGACATAGGAAATGGCGATGCACTCCTCGCCCTCAAAGGAATAATAACCATCACCATTTGCATTGTGTTGCTATCCAAAAACAGCATCCTCGAATCAGAACTCCTACAACACTACGAAAAGTTCGGCATCTTTAATGATGGGCGCGACATACCAATAATACGAATGCCATGCACTGATCTTCTCAACCTGCTGGTGAAGAACAACTACCTCAGCAAGTCCCAAGAAAAACAAGCAGACTTACAGCAAGAGATCGTCATATACGCCAtcggaagaagaaccctAATCGAGTTCCCGAAGCACTCCTTGATCAACTTATGTAAAGAAGTCCTTGACCTCGATGACAGCCAACTGGATCTGCTGCAGAACACTGTCCAGGTCCTCGCAGCAAATGCATACGAAGAGTCCTAA